TGTGGTGGTCAGAAGAAAAATCCTTTTACAGCCTTTAAGTATTTTAATTGTAAGATATGAAGAAGAACCAATCAGGATAATTTGGGGTCATCTTTCAAAGATAGCAACCTTTTGACCCCTTTTTGATGTAAAAGTGATGCCATGTGTATATTTTAGAATTCTAGTTGAAAATGACTTTATAATTAAACATTCAGGATAAGGCCAGATTTGTGCACTGGGAATGACTGGATGCTTGATCTTGAGCTCAAGCTTCATAGATTTTCCCTAGatacatacacaaacaaaaaacaaaaaaaacctaaaaaacatTCAATTAATAACATGTTTTGAAAAAGGACttaaaagtcattgttttgAAAACACATTCATATCTTTGTGACAGGAAAAAGGTCAACAGAGAAGTTCTGAGAAAGAATTCGCAGAAGTGATATTTCTGAAATGCGCTATGCATATGGTATGTGTTTCCTTTGTGACTTTCCTATTACATCCATGCAACCAATACATTACACATACACCCATTCACACCTGCTgaaagaaataaacacacacacacacacacacacacacacacacacacacacacagtaaaactAAGATAATCAAGAAGCTTTTTCGCTGCATTTCAAAGTTACCTGTCAGTATAATACACACCAAATAGTTCAGAAGTCATAGTAAATTTACAAAAGATAATTTGCCCAAGGCAATTAAAAACAGACATGATGCACACTTTCCTGTGGCTTTGTCaaaaatggaaatggaaagaGCAATCATTCCCCTTCATTCCACGGGTTGATATTCCAAAGGAAAAGAACATAGAAAAACTGCAACAAACCAGATTAGACCTCACTCGTATCAACAAGTTGCAATAGAAAAGTCACTTTTCATTTTTGATGCTCTCACTTTCTGCTGGTGACTCCACCAGCTTTTGATGGAAAGTGCAAGTGCCCAGAGTATTCCCTTTCCTTGCTCAATAACTTCAGaagaagaaacatttttatactcTTGGCTACTCAGTTGCattggtttggtgtttgtatgGAAGTAAGGCCATATGCCATGACAGAAACAAAGGGCTAACCACAAACACGCTTTTTACCCTCACAGGCTTAACTGTATGCTGTGATTTTAGACATGCACTGACAACACCTCTGCCCTGTGATCTCTTTCCACCTTCATAAGTTGTAAAAAGTTGCAGAAGACGCATAGTTTAATTGATTTATCTAGATTTAGGCAAAAATAAAGCAATAGCTATGTCTTCCAGTGTACGCTCTCTTGTAATGACTATTAGATCCAATCAGTTttgcaatataaatataaagtggATGCTGACACTGTTTGtatctttctttttcagctgcTTTAAGGTCATTGTCAAAACGAAAATAGGGATATGAAGTGACTAGTGATACTAacatttatacagcgcttttcatTCATAGCATACATTCATATGacacttttttaaatatacatcaAGCACTTTATTGTTCTCACATGCTGTAtgtgggcaatttagaatcctCAATTAACCTAACATTCGTGTGTTTAAACGTGGGAAGAGAGGAATGTTCTTGTTTAGCATGCCAACTTGctatgactttgtgtcctgtgtTTAAATGGGTGTCCTTGATAACTCAGCATTGCAACTAAAAATATTGACTTTgttctacatttttaaacataagaaataatgaataaaatgtaacttttgaatTACTACCTCCTGATTGCAATTTTAACCTTCAAGTGACCAAGTAGATTAACTGACGAACCTAGTGCCTCAGGGTTTGTCacactgtgatttttttcattctaaaaatgtttacatttttcataaaGATCGATTGAGGCTAATGTCTACCACAACAGgaaagaccccaggtgcaggctgtgccAAGATACCTCCGAGACAATCCTGCACATAACAGctgggtgcaagatgctagcaggcagggcatacatggaacgccaaaAGCAAGTGGCTGGAATagtatacaggaacatctgtgccaagCATGGCCTGGAAGGTCCCAGGGTTAAAATGGGGTACACACCTTAGGGTGGTGGGGAATGACCGAGCTAACATCATATGGGACTTCCAGGTATAGATGGATaaactggtgatggctaaccaagAGGAAGATGGCTGTAATGAAATATAGTTATACCAAGTAATAGctacatcaggaagaaggaacatgggaagctggagaaataccaatgTCTGAGAGAGAAGCTCAaaaagatgtggagggtgaagggaACAGTACCTGTGGTAATTGGAACACTTGGGAAAGTGATCCCTAAATTGGGGGAGTGGCTTCAGCAGATCCCTGGAAACAGATGTGAGGTCTCTGTTCAGAAGGGCGCAGTCCTAGGATCAGCACATGTACTGTGCAGGACCCTAAAGATCCCAGGGTTCTGGTACAAGACCctagcttgaaggataaagacgGTCCGCAGGGTGAGTGGGATTTTATATACACTACTGATCAAAAGTTTTAGAACACCCTaatttttccagttatttattgCAATTCAAGTCGTTCAAGTACAATGAATAGCTTGAAATGGTACAAAAGTAAGTGGTGAACTGccagaggtttaaaaaaaaaaaaaaaaaaaaaaaaggtaaggttccctaaactgaaaaataatgtacatttcAGAATTATGCAAAAAGGCCTTTTTCAGGAGCACAAAATGGATTAACAATTTAAAGCTGTTCTGCAACAATGGAGCTTGATCAAGCCTTGAAGCTGGTGCTACTAATTCCTACAGCTGTTCCAACTTTTCTGGATTACTTCCAACCCCCTCTGTCTGCATATAAGCAGTGTTGGAACACACTGTGGTACCATACCCTCATGAGCATCAGTTGAACAGTATTGTACTGCAGATAGTAGTGTGATGGTACACAAATGGTGAGAAAAAGGCGATTAacaatggaagagagacagaccatCATAACACTTATAAATGTTGGTGTGTCCTAcagagaaataataataataataataataataataataataatagattgcatttatatagcactttttgagaccctcaaagccctttacaattccactattcattcactctcacaatcacacactggtggaggcaagctacagttgtagccacagctgccctggggcagactgacagaagcgaggctgccatattgcgccatcagcccctctggccatcaccagtaggcggtaggtgaagtgtcttgcccaaggacacaacaaccgagactgtcaaTCCAGtcggctcgaaccggcaaccttccaattacaagacgaactgccaactcttgagccacgatcgccccaatgcAGAAACCGCAAAGAAAGTCAAGGTGTTAGTGAGTACAGTTTCCTTCACCATCCAAAGGCTCAGAAACAAACTGTGACAGGAAGAGGTCTGCAGACCCAAAGACACAACTGAATCAGAGGACAAGTTTCTGAGAGTTAACAGCTTGTGTTATAGGCGGCTGACAGGAAAACAGCTTCATGCACAGCTTAACAGTGGTCGTAGTAAGAAAGTCTCAGTTTCAACTGTGAAGAGAAGACtttgagctgcaggtttgacaggacgagttgcagcaagaaagccagacgtcagaataagacaaagaggcttgGCTGGGACATGAAATACCACCACTGGACTACTGAAGAAGAAGGTATTATGGACTGATGGATCAACATTTGAAATCTTTGGTTCATCACACAGGATCTTTGTACACCGTCGAGTAGGTAAAGGATGGTTCCACAGTGTGTGGTATCAACCGTCAAACAtggaggaggaagtgtgatggtctggggctgttttgctggatCCAGGGTCGGTGACTTGTACAGAGTGAGAGGCTCCCTGAACCAAAACCACAGCATTgtgcagcaccatgcaggacccTCTGGTATGTACCTAGTTGGTCAGGGATTCATCCTACAGcaagataatgacccaaaacatagaTCCAAACTACGCCAGAACTACCTCAGGAACAAAGAACAAGATGGTGAGCTTGAAAACATGGAGTCCAGCACAGTCTCCAGACTtaaaccccaaaaaaaaatctgtccaaACTACCAAACAACGGCTCGAAACGCTGGCCACTAGGCTAAAGTGGTTAGATCTATTCAGGGTGTACTCTCAGGACAGACCCACCTAGGAGCAATAAATTGGCTACTAACAGCAGACACTTATCCAGATGAGCTAATAATTCAGATCATAAAGAATCCCCCACATTTTGTGTCAAACTAAAACCAAACAATAAATAGATATCCTTAATGCCAACTTCTGCACTGTAATTTGTCACTGATCACAAGAATTATGGCGTTGAAATTATTTTACTATATTGTAAAGCATCATTCACATAGTTCATATAGCTTAAACATCCTTCACttccatattattattatttttctaacaTCACTGAAAccaaaaaattatttcatgtATGTATTTTAAGAAATAACAGACAAGGACtgtttaaatgtcattttgtttgtacaacatgtattttaaatcttttttgcaTAAAAATGGTTGAAAACAATACTTGATGACAACAGAGCATTTCAGAATATCTAACATGGATAAAGGAAACAGTAGTAGtgtgaaatacacaaacaaatcaTAAAAAAGTATTCCTGATAGCACACTCGGTCATTAGAATACCAACTGAAATGGCTTGGTCGCTTGAGGGTTAAAAAAATCCTGGGTTGCTATGCCTGGTAAAGCTAATCGTCTTTCTGCTTTAAAATGAAGGTGAAGCTGCTCAAGTAACAGATGCAGATGTAACTTCAGATTTGTCcttaggaaaaaacaaaacatgaaaaaacaaataattgtTCTATCTGCAAATGTTCAAAGCTTGAAAAGCATCCCCTACTGCACATTTTCTGTTGAGCTAATGAGCAACAACGAGAATATGTTTTAGGCAACACAGATTGAAGGTTTGCTTTAGTGACTAGCAAACAAACAGTGTGTTTGAGGAAAGAAAATCCTTCTGTCTGCTTTGAGATTCTGCATCAATTCTTTACGGTACATTTACTCTGCAGcgcctgttttactttggttttTAGTCTGTTAGCATGTTTCTGCAGCTCCCTTTATTCTGACTTTTACAAGTCCTGCTAAAATCTGTGTTCAACAGCACACCCTCGTCATCTTTATGCGTCCTCACTGATGGTTAAATCACAAAACTGAAACTTGAAAACACATCGACACCCTATAATGTGACGGCATTTTGTTGTGAGGATTGGATAACAATTCTTGGTTTCTCCAGTCTCAGTTTGTTATGTATTCATGTTTTTAAGTCAATCTAAAATGTTTCAGTTGTGAACGGTGCCATGTACCGTACCACTACAGGGGCACTAAAAGGTGTTTGTGGGGTCCACTGTACCTCCATTTGATCATAAATGACCTGTTGATACTTGATTAATATGACTCAGCAACAATGTAATCACCAGCTAAATGCATTAAACAACCTTCCACATCTTTTCTTGAACTAACGTTTGTATTTCTGGAAACTTTATGTTGTTGTGAACTAAAACTGACATTCTAATAAAACTGGTGAGTCAACACGAATGCTGGTTTGAATCTAGCTGAGCACTTTTTTACTCTCATCAGCCACTGCTGCTGGACAATCATCAGTTATTCCAGTATAATGATGACATTAAGATTCCGACTAAAAGCGGATTTATTACGTCCTTTAGGATTCTGTTTGTCACAAGCCCAACATCCTTTGTATTCAAGACTTTTCTaaatggcatttttttttaaatcttaagcTTAGTTTATTTGTCTGTCTTGGTTTTCCCAGTGACTGCATATTATTTACATGTATGTTTCTCCTGTTATCGAAAGTCAAGATCTGACCTCATGTATGCTGTTGAATTTAGAGTGAAAATTGGTTGACAGATGGAAATACATGCTTACCATTCCAGTGTTTTAACACTACACTCACAAGTTGCCACTCACTGCTTAAAAATACCTTCCATTGCATCAAATGCCACAATAACTCAAGCACAATATACAATACATCTGTAGGCTGcccattgttttttttcttcatcatcTCTAGTTACATGACACAGTAAGGCTCTCGTGGCAGATGAGGTTTAGTCCTGCAGCAGGCTGGTAGGTGGGAAAGGAGCCCTTTCTTCAAGTCTTTATTAAGGAAGAAGCAGACGATAGGATTGACCCCTGCTTGGGCAAAACTCATCCACACAGTGGTGGAGAGGTACCGGTGTGGTATTGTGCAAGCCTTGACAAACACCCTCCAGTAGCAAGCTACTATGTAGGGAGACCAGAGCACCAGGAACAGTAATGTGATCACATAGAACATCCTGCCAAGCTGCTTCTCTGCTTTAAACTCCTCCATGCCTAAGAGTCGCCGGTTCTGGTTGTGCAAGTTTTGCCGTATTCCCAGCAGAGTGGGTGGCATCGGGCCCCTACCAAAACCCGCAATCCAGTTAGCAGCTGCTTGGCCTGTAGCTCCTGGCCCATGAAAGGTCCAATTCTGACTGATAGCTGGCACCATCTGGACTGGCTTCATCTTGCGGTGCTTGTACTCAAAGAGAAGTAACTTCATGTAGACGACATGTGTGGCTAGAATGAGTACAGCAAGCATTAGCATGAAGCCCAGTGTGTCATTAGCCTTGAAGTAGCGATGCTCAAAAATGCACTGGTCCTCCTCACGAATGAATTTATAGGTGCCCACATCAAAAACAGGCGGGAATGCCATTGCCACAGATAGCGTCCATACCATGCACACTACCGCCACACATGTCCAGAATGTCATGCGCTTCGAGTAAAAACGGTGGTGTGCAATGGCCATGTAGCGTG
This region of Maylandia zebra isolate NMK-2024a linkage group LG20, Mzebra_GT3a, whole genome shotgun sequence genomic DNA includes:
- the gpr173 gene encoding putative G-protein coupled receptor 173, which encodes MGGGAFGMANGNESSEGPVGPMAAVVATAEGMVADSSSSVISTYIKLVLLGLIICISLVGNLVVSLLVLRDQALHKAPYYFLLDLCLADSIRSAICFPFVLVSIKNGSAWTYSVLSCKVVAFMAVLFCFHAAFMLFCISVTRYMAIAHHRFYSKRMTFWTCVAVVCMVWTLSVAMAFPPVFDVGTYKFIREEDQCIFEHRYFKANDTLGFMLMLAVLILATHVVYMKLLLFEYKHRKMKPVQMVPAISQNWTFHGPGATGQAAANWIAGFGRGPMPPTLLGIRQNLHNQNRRLLGMEEFKAEKQLGRMFYVITLLFLVLWSPYIVACYWRVFVKACTIPHRYLSTTVWMSFAQAGVNPIVCFFLNKDLKKGLLSHLPACCRTKPHLPREPYCVM